One genomic window of Pagrus major chromosome 22, Pma_NU_1.0 includes the following:
- the LOC141017893 gene encoding adenylate cyclase type 3-like isoform X2, protein MSLNRVHTTDTEPSAEYSVEYSVEVPTDSSHAAARTRDVTVLQSSCCRCLPRAVRLTFTPESLERLYQSYFRRQRQENLLVLAMFAALFNSFIIIMCAVVYTEDKLAMVVVAAVGLAADVALFLICWLQKLPASPVWRGAVPYILWLMIAIHVLCYMGLNYERFPQASDSAGWQAFFSFSSFLTLPLNLVPLILLTALSCGIHTLVLGVTVAQRFEDNLQGPMLVRQLLANLMLYLCAVAVGVMSYYMADRKYRTAFLEARQSLEVKLTLEEQSTQQEELLLSILPKHIADEMLQGMQNAANQQEVQQQQFNTMYMYRHENVSILFADIVGFTQLSSACSAQELVKLLNELFARFDKLAAKYHQLRIKILGDCYYCICGLPDFREDHAACSIQMGLAMVDAISYVREKTRTEVDMRVGVHTGTVLGGVLGQKRWQFDVWSTDVTVANKMESGGIPGRVHISQTTRDSLHGEFELEPGEGGERCEYLQEKGIDTYLVLAPQQVVNGLSGIKPATLPNRNSKQLINTTATNGNAASPQSTSTESKQEREKVVDEQVINRRLQQELLERETKQIMKDHQINPVSLRFLDLKLEEHYSSEKEKRSGAAFCCCMIVLFFITAMEVFIDPLLGVNYVTLGIGELLLLILTVCSLAAIFPRMFSKRLVSFSMWIDRTRWARNTWAMAAIFVLTMAVIADMLSCVPPTLRVFNSTAGPVLESLGDPAGCAENPKHYSFMAVMSLIATAMLVQASHLIKLGLMVLVVTATGAVNIYSWRDIYDLYDYIRFASYRTSIVPSKYLMTMMIIVMMICFYFFARHLERQSRKLFLWKIGVHNQKERVFEMRRWNEALVTNMLPEHVAKHFLGSKKRDEELYSQSYSETGVMFASIPNFSDFYTEEGINNGGIECLRILNEIISDFDSLLDREEFRFITKIKTIGSTYMAASGLTPESNTNEYTNRKPEDQSLIERWQHLADLADFALAMKVTLSNLNKQSFNNFMLRIGLNKGGVLAGVIGARKPHYDIWGNTVNVASRMESTGVMGNIQLVEDCHDILKEYGFRFIRRGPIFVKGKGELLTFFMKGKDKPSNKSGPVTTTLPHQVGDLS, encoded by the exons ATGTCTTTGAACCGGGTCCACACAACAGACACGGAGCCGTCTGCAGAGTACTCGGTGGAGTACTCAGTGGAGGTTCCCACTGACTCCAGCCATGCCGCGGCTCGGACGCGTGACGTGACTGTGCTGCAGTCcagctgctgccgctgcctGCCGCGCGCAGTCCGCCTCACCTTCACGCCCGAGTCGCTGGAGAGGCTTTACCAGAGCTATTTCCGCCGACAGAGGCAGGAGAACCTGCTAGTGTTGGCGATGTTCGCCGCTCTTTTCAAtagcttcatcatcatcatgtgcGCGGTGGTGTACACTGAGGACAAGCTGGccatggtggtggtggcggcggTGGGGCTGGCCGCGGACGTCGCGCTCTTCCTGATCTGCTGGCTGCAGAAGCTCCCAGCATCACCTGTGTGGCGGGGAGCTGTGCCGTACATCCTGTGGCTGATGATCGCCATCCACGTTTTGTGTTACATGGGTCTGAACTACGAGCGGTTCCCCCAGGCCAGCGACTCTGCGGGCTGGCAGGCCTTCTTCAGTTTCTCCAGCTTCCTGACGCTCCCTCTGAACCTGGTGCCGCTGATACTGCTCACAGCCCTCTCCTGTGGGATACACACCCTGGTGCTGGGGGTGACTGTGGCGCAGAGGTTTGAGGATAACCTGCAGGGGCCCATGCTGGTCAGACAG CTCCTAGCCAACCTGATGCTGTACCTGTGTGCCGTCGCGGTGGGTGTGATGTCGTACTACATGGCCGACAGGAAGTACAGGACAGCTTTTCTGGAGGCCCGTCAGTCACTAGAGGTCAAACTCACACTGGAGGAGCAGAGCACCCAGCAG GAGGAACTCCTACTGTCCATCCTGCCCAAACACATCGCTGATGAGATGCTGCAGGGGATGCAGAACGCGGCCAACCAGCAGgaggtccagcagcagcagttcaacACCATGTACATGTACCGCCATGAAAACGTCAG TATCCTGTTCGCTGACATAGTGGGCTTCACCCAGCTGTCCTCCGCCTGTAGCGCCCAGGAGCTCGTAAAGCTGCTGAATGAGCTGTTTGCACGCTTTGATAAACTGGCAGCA AAATATCACCAACTGAGGATTAAGATCCTCGGAGACTGTTACTACTGCATCTGTGGCCTTCCTGACTTCAGAGAGGACCATGCCGCCTGCTCCATACAGATGGGCCTAGCGATGGTGGATGCCATCTC GTACGTGCGAGAGAAGACCAGAACCGAAGTGGACATGCGCGTGGGCGTCCACACGGGCACCGTGTTGGGAGGAGTGCTCGGCCAGAAGAGGTGGCAGTTTGACGTCTGGTCCACAGACGTCACCGTAGCCAATAAGATGGAGTCTGGAGGGATTCCTGG GAGAGTGCACATTTCCCAGACCACCAGGGACAGCCTGCATGGAGAGTTTGAGCTGGAGCCCGGCGAGGGTGGAGAGAGGTGCGAGTATCTGCAGGAGAAAGGCATCGACACGTACTTGGTTCTAGCACCCCAACAGGTGGTGAATGGGCTCAGTGGAATT AAACCAGCCACGTTGCCCAACAGAAATTCAAAACAGCTGATCAACACCACGGCAACCAATGGGAACGCAGCCTCACCCCAGTCCACGTCCACTGAGTCCAAACAGGAG AGGGAGAAGGTGGTCGACGAACAAGTGATCAACAGACGACTGcagcaggagctgctggagagagaAACTAAGCAAAT AATGAAGGATCATCAGATCAACCCCGTGTCGTTGCGTTTTCTGGACTTGAAGTTGGAGGAGCACTACTCCTCAGAGAAGGAGAAGCGGAGCGGAGCGGCCTTCTGCTGCTGTATGATAGTGCTCTTCTTCATTACAGCAATGGAGGTGTTCATAGACCCACT GTTGGGCGTGAACTATGTGACTCTCGGCATAGGAGAGCTATTGTTGCTTATCCTCACAGTGTGCTCCCTGGCTGCCATCTTCCCCAGG ATGTTCTCCAAGAGGTTGGTGTCTTTCTCAATGTGGATCGATCGCACGCGGTGGGCCAGAAACACATGGGCCATGGCGGCCATATTTGTTCTCACCATGGCTGTGATCGCTGACATG CTGAGCTGCGTCCCGCCGACCCTTCGAGTCTTCAACAGCACCGCTGGGCCCGTGTTGGAGTCACTCGGCGACCCTGCAGGCTGCGCAGAGAATCCAAAGCACTACAGCTTCATGGCTGTGATGTCGCTCATCGCCACGGCCATGCTGGTGCAGGCCAGCCACCTGATTAAACTGGGCCTCATGGTGCTGGTCGTCACAGCAACCGGAGCTGTCAACATCTACAGCTGGAGGGACATTTATGACCTGTATGACTACATACGTTTTGCCTCATACAG AACGTCCATAGTGCCGTCCAAGTACCTCATGACCATGATGATCATTGTCATGATGATTTGCTTCTACTTCTTTGCCCGCCAT TTGGAGCGTCAGTCCAGGAAGCTCTTCCTGTGGAAGATCGGTGTGCACAACCAGAAGGAGAGGGTGTTCGAGATGAGGCGCTGGAACGAAGCGCTGGTCACCAACATGCTGCCGGAGCACGTGGCCAAACACTTCCTGGGCTCTAAGAAGAGAGATGAG GAGCTGTACAGCCAGTCGTACAGTGAAACAGGTGTGATGTTCGCCTCCATCCCCAACTTCTCTGACTTCTACACCGAAGAGGGCATCAACAACGGAGGCATCGAGTGTCTCCGGATTCTCAACGAGATCATCTCAGACTTTGACAGC TTACTAGACCGGGAGGAGTTTCGCTTCATCACCAAGATCAAGACAATAGGAAGCACCTACATGGCCGCCTCAGGACTCACTCCTGAGAGCAACACGAACGAATACACTAACCGGAAG CCAGAGGACCAGTCACTGATTGAGCGCTGGCAGCACCTCGCTGACCTGGCAGACTTCGCCTTGGCTATGAAAGTCACCCTCAGCAACCTCAACAAACAGTCTTTCAACAACTTCATGCTCCGAATCG GTCTGAATAAGGGAGGAGTTTTGGCTGGAGTGATTGGAGCTCGTAAACCTCACTATGACATCTGGGGCAACACGGTGAATGTAGCCAGCAGAATGGAGTCCACCGGAGTGATGGGAAACATCCAG TTGGTGGAGGACTGCCATGACATCCTGAAGGAGTACGGCTTCCGCTTTATCAGGAGGGGGCCCATATTTGTCAAAGGGAAAGGGGAGCTGCTAACCTTCTtcatgaaaggaaaagacaaaccCAGTAACAAAAGTGGTCCAGTGACCACAACCCTTCCACACCAAGTTGGAGATCTGTCTTGA
- the fez2b gene encoding fasciculation and elongation protein zeta-2, whose product MAAPLAHFDEDWQDFNEFKPSAATAEQLDQLNSNVGDSSSGLDDFSDLDNSFSGEICSFKSMEDLVHDFDEKLTVCFRNYNTATENIAPIKPITEDSYLKDDEVWNALTDNYGNVMAVDWKTSHTRSLHLPTLNLTELEKLDNQSLDLSDDEELREQMDMHSIINSCINDEPLFTAEQVIEEIEEMMQESPDPEDDESPSQSDLSMLSQDLHALKRSGSNTSYEDRLRQLSVSELTETLEEVETAIRRYSEELIQALALRDELDYEKEVKNSFISLLIDVQNRQKEHRELLRKKKKIRSTTTTGPNGQRTNSTHIPGTYLTTVIPYEKKSGTPSVEDLQILTKILHAMRDDSEKVPALLTDYILKVLCPT is encoded by the exons ATGGCGGCGCCGTTAGCCCACTTCGACGAGGACTGGCAGGACTTTAACGAATTCAAGCCGTCCGCGGCGACGGCCGAGCAGCTGGACCAGCTCAACTCAAACGTGGGCGATTCGTCGTCGGGCCTAGACGATTTCTCAGACCTGGACAACAGTTTCTCCGGGGAGATCTGCAGCTTCAAATCGATGGAGGACCTCGTCCACGACTTCGACGAGAAGCTGACAGTGTGCTTCCGAAACTACAACACCGCGACGGAGAACATAGCCCCCATTAAACCCATCACAGAGGACAGTTACTTGAAAGACGACGA GGTGTGGAACGCTCTGACTGATAACTATGGCAACGTGATGGCTGTGGACTGGAAGACATCGCACACTCGGAGCCTACACCTGCCCACCCTCAACCTCACTGAGCTTGAG AAGTTGGACAACCAGTCTCTGGATCTGTCGGATGACGAGGAGCTGAGGGAGCAGATGGACATGCACTCCATCATCAACTCCTGCATCAACGACGAGCCGCTCTTCACGGCTGAACAG GTGATCGAGGAGATTGAGGAGATGATGCAGGAGTCTCCAGACCCAGAGGACGATGAGAGCCCCTCGCAGTCTGACCTGTCCATGCTCTCCCAGGACCTTCACGCTCTGAAACGCTCCGGTTCCAACACCAGCTACGAGGACC GGCTGCGTCAGCTGTCTGTGTCTGAGCTGACCGAGACTCTGGAGGAAGTGGAGACGGCCATTCGCCGCTACAGCGAAGAGCTGATCCAGGCTCTCGCCCTGCGAGATGAACTGGACTATGAAAAGGAg GTGAAGAACAGCTTCATCTCGCTGTTGATCGACGTGCAGAACAGACAGAAGGAGCACCGCGAGctgctgaggaagaagaagaaaatcaggAGTACGACGACAACCGGGCCCAACGGCCAGAGGACAAACAGCACGCACATACCAGGCACT TACCTGACCACAGTGATTCCTTATGAAAAGAAGTCTGGCACCCCATCGGTCGAAGACCTCCAGATCCTCACAAAGA TCCTCCACGCCATGAGGGACGACAGCGAGAAGGTGCCTGCCCTGTTAACAGACTACATTCtcaaag TTCTTTGCCCCACGTAA
- the LOC141017680 gene encoding WD repeat-containing protein 26 isoform X1, giving the protein MQANGAGQGQESSELSCLNSAQNGESSSAGGTHSNGLLSSTDNGNSVGTSNGSSTGPGSGTSATASSSEVGSLKKKKRLSQAEEDVIRLIGQHLHGLGLNQTVDLLMQESGCRLEHPSATKFRNHVMEGEWDKAENDLNELRALMHSPNAIVRMKFLLLQQKYLEYLEDGKVLEALQVLRGELTPLKYNTDRIHVLSGYLMCSHAEDLRAKAEWEGKGTASRCRLLDKLQTYLPPSVMLPPRRLQTLLRQAVELQRDRCLYHNTKLDSSLDSVSLLLDHVCSRKQFPCYTQQILTEHCNEVWFCKFSNDGTKLATGSKDTTVIIWQVDPESHQLKLLRTLEGHAYGVSYLAWSPDDTYLIACGPDDCSELWLWNVQTGELRTKMSQSHEDSLTSVAWNPDGKRFVTGGQRGQFYQCDLDGNLLDSWEGVRVQCLWCLGDGRAVLASDTHQRIRGYNFEDLTDRNIVQEDHPIMSFTVSKNGRLALLNVATQGVHLWDLQDRVLVRKYQGVTQGFYTIHSCFGGHNEDFIASGSEDHKVYIWHRRGELPIAELTGHTRTVNCVSWNPAIPGLMASASDDGTVRVWGPAPFLDTQEADGLNENCSNMDS; this is encoded by the exons atgcaggCAAACGGAGCGGGACAGGGACAAGAATCCTCAGAGCTCTCCTGCCTGAACAGCGCACAAAACGGGGAGTCATCCTCGGCCGGCGGAACCCATTCTAATGGGCTCCTCTCCAGCACTGACAACGGGAATAGCGTCGGTACCAGTAACGGCTCTTCAACCGGTCCCGGTTCGGGGACTTCGGCTACGGCTTCGAGCTCGGAGGTCGGCtcgttgaaaaagaaaaaacgacTATCGCAGGCGGAGGAAGATGTCATACGATTAATAGGGCAACATCTCCACGGACTAGGGCTGAA tcAGACAGTGGACCTGCTGATGCAGGAATCAGGCTGCAGACTGGAACATCCCTCAGCTACCAAGTTCCGCAACCATGTCATGGAAGGAGAGTGGGACAAG GCTGAGAATGATCTCAATGAGCTGAGAGCACTGATGCATTCTCCCAATGCTATTGTG CGTATGAAGTtcctgctcctgcagcagaAGTACCTCGAGTATCTGGAGGACGGTAAAGTCCTGGAGGCTCTACAGGTGCTCCGGGGAGAGCTGACGCCACTGAAATACAACACAGATCGCATTCACGTTCTCAGCGG GTACTTAATGTGTAGCCACGCTGAGGATCTGAGAGCAAAGGCAGAGTGGGAGGGCAAAGGCACCGCCTCGCGCTGCCGACTGCTGGACAAATTACAGA CGTACCTGCCACCCTCTGTGATGCTGCCCCCGCGGCGGCTGCAGACACTGTTGCGGCAAGcagtggagctgcagagagacCGCTGCCTCTATCACAATACCAAGCTGGACAGCAGCCTGGACTcggtctctctcctcctcgATCATGTCTGCAGCAG GAAACAGTTCCCCTGTTACACCCAGCAGATTCTGACAGAGCACTGTAACGAAGTGTGGTTCTGCAAATTCTCGAACGACGGCACCAAACTAGCCACCGGCTCCAAAGACACTACTGTCATAATTTGGCAAGTGGACCCG GAGAGCCACCAGTTGAAGCTGCTGCGAACCCTGGAGGGTCATGCATATGGCGTCTCCTACTTAGCCTGGAGTCCCGATGACACCTACCTGATCGCCTGTGGACCTGACGACTGCTCTGAACTGTGGCTCTGGAATGTTCAG ACGGGGGAGCTGCGGACCAAAATGTCCCAGTCCCATGAGGACAGTCTGACCAGTGTGGCCTGGAACCCCGACGGCAAACGCTTTGTTACAGGAGGACAAAGGGGACAGTTTTATCAATGT gaCCTGGACGGCAACCTATTGGACTCCTGGGAGGGCGTGAGGGTGCAGTGCCTGTGGTGCCTGGGTGATGGCAGAGCAGTGCTGGCCTCGGACACCCACCAACGTATCCGGGGGTACAACTTCGAGGACCTTACGGACAGAAACAT agtTCAGGAGGACCATCCCATCATGTCTTTTACTGTTTCAAAGAATGGAAGATTAGCTTTGTTAAATGTAGCAACTCAG GGAGTACACCTCTGGGACCTCCAAGACCGGGTGCTGGTGAGGAAGTACCAAGGTGTGACCCAGGGCTTCTACACCATCCACTCCTGCTTTGGAGGACACAACGAAGACTTCATTGCCAGTGGCAGCGAAG ACCACAAAGTGTACATCTGGCACCGGCGCGGCGAACTCCCCATTGCTGAGCTAACAGGCCACACACGCACCGTTAACTGTGTGAGCTGGAACCCGGCCATCCCAGGACTCATGGCTTCCGCCTCAGATGACGGCACAGTGCGCGTCTGGGGTCCTGCACCCTTCCTCGACACGCAAGAGGCGGATGGACTCAATG AGAACTGCAGTAACATGGACAGTTGA
- the LOC141017893 gene encoding adenylate cyclase type 3-like isoform X1 — protein sequence MSLNRVHTTDTEPSAEYSVEYSVEVPTDSSHAAARTRDVTVLQSSCCRCLPRAVRLTFTPESLERLYQSYFRRQRQENLLVLAMFAALFNSFIIIMCAVVYTEDKLAMVVVAAVGLAADVALFLICWLQKLPASPVWRGAVPYILWLMIAIHVLCYMGLNYERFPQASDSAGWQAFFSFSSFLTLPLNLVPLILLTALSCGIHTLVLGVTVAQRFEDNLQGPMLVRQLLANLMLYLCAVAVGVMSYYMADRKYRTAFLEARQSLEVKLTLEEQSTQQEELLLSILPKHIADEMLQGMQNAANQQEVQQQQFNTMYMYRHENVSILFADIVGFTQLSSACSAQELVKLLNELFARFDKLAAKYHQLRIKILGDCYYCICGLPDFREDHAACSIQMGLAMVDAISYVREKTRTEVDMRVGVHTGTVLGGVLGQKRWQFDVWSTDVTVANKMESGGIPGRVHISQTTRDSLHGEFELEPGEGGERCEYLQEKGIDTYLVLAPQQVVNGLSGSQKPATLPNRNSKQLINTTATNGNAASPQSTSTESKQEREKVVDEQVINRRLQQELLERETKQIMKDHQINPVSLRFLDLKLEEHYSSEKEKRSGAAFCCCMIVLFFITAMEVFIDPLLGVNYVTLGIGELLLLILTVCSLAAIFPRMFSKRLVSFSMWIDRTRWARNTWAMAAIFVLTMAVIADMLSCVPPTLRVFNSTAGPVLESLGDPAGCAENPKHYSFMAVMSLIATAMLVQASHLIKLGLMVLVVTATGAVNIYSWRDIYDLYDYIRFASYRTSIVPSKYLMTMMIIVMMICFYFFARHLERQSRKLFLWKIGVHNQKERVFEMRRWNEALVTNMLPEHVAKHFLGSKKRDEELYSQSYSETGVMFASIPNFSDFYTEEGINNGGIECLRILNEIISDFDSLLDREEFRFITKIKTIGSTYMAASGLTPESNTNEYTNRKPEDQSLIERWQHLADLADFALAMKVTLSNLNKQSFNNFMLRIGLNKGGVLAGVIGARKPHYDIWGNTVNVASRMESTGVMGNIQLVEDCHDILKEYGFRFIRRGPIFVKGKGELLTFFMKGKDKPSNKSGPVTTTLPHQVGDLS from the exons ATGTCTTTGAACCGGGTCCACACAACAGACACGGAGCCGTCTGCAGAGTACTCGGTGGAGTACTCAGTGGAGGTTCCCACTGACTCCAGCCATGCCGCGGCTCGGACGCGTGACGTGACTGTGCTGCAGTCcagctgctgccgctgcctGCCGCGCGCAGTCCGCCTCACCTTCACGCCCGAGTCGCTGGAGAGGCTTTACCAGAGCTATTTCCGCCGACAGAGGCAGGAGAACCTGCTAGTGTTGGCGATGTTCGCCGCTCTTTTCAAtagcttcatcatcatcatgtgcGCGGTGGTGTACACTGAGGACAAGCTGGccatggtggtggtggcggcggTGGGGCTGGCCGCGGACGTCGCGCTCTTCCTGATCTGCTGGCTGCAGAAGCTCCCAGCATCACCTGTGTGGCGGGGAGCTGTGCCGTACATCCTGTGGCTGATGATCGCCATCCACGTTTTGTGTTACATGGGTCTGAACTACGAGCGGTTCCCCCAGGCCAGCGACTCTGCGGGCTGGCAGGCCTTCTTCAGTTTCTCCAGCTTCCTGACGCTCCCTCTGAACCTGGTGCCGCTGATACTGCTCACAGCCCTCTCCTGTGGGATACACACCCTGGTGCTGGGGGTGACTGTGGCGCAGAGGTTTGAGGATAACCTGCAGGGGCCCATGCTGGTCAGACAG CTCCTAGCCAACCTGATGCTGTACCTGTGTGCCGTCGCGGTGGGTGTGATGTCGTACTACATGGCCGACAGGAAGTACAGGACAGCTTTTCTGGAGGCCCGTCAGTCACTAGAGGTCAAACTCACACTGGAGGAGCAGAGCACCCAGCAG GAGGAACTCCTACTGTCCATCCTGCCCAAACACATCGCTGATGAGATGCTGCAGGGGATGCAGAACGCGGCCAACCAGCAGgaggtccagcagcagcagttcaacACCATGTACATGTACCGCCATGAAAACGTCAG TATCCTGTTCGCTGACATAGTGGGCTTCACCCAGCTGTCCTCCGCCTGTAGCGCCCAGGAGCTCGTAAAGCTGCTGAATGAGCTGTTTGCACGCTTTGATAAACTGGCAGCA AAATATCACCAACTGAGGATTAAGATCCTCGGAGACTGTTACTACTGCATCTGTGGCCTTCCTGACTTCAGAGAGGACCATGCCGCCTGCTCCATACAGATGGGCCTAGCGATGGTGGATGCCATCTC GTACGTGCGAGAGAAGACCAGAACCGAAGTGGACATGCGCGTGGGCGTCCACACGGGCACCGTGTTGGGAGGAGTGCTCGGCCAGAAGAGGTGGCAGTTTGACGTCTGGTCCACAGACGTCACCGTAGCCAATAAGATGGAGTCTGGAGGGATTCCTGG GAGAGTGCACATTTCCCAGACCACCAGGGACAGCCTGCATGGAGAGTTTGAGCTGGAGCCCGGCGAGGGTGGAGAGAGGTGCGAGTATCTGCAGGAGAAAGGCATCGACACGTACTTGGTTCTAGCACCCCAACAGGTGGTGAATGGGCTCAGTGG CTCTCAGAAACCAGCCACGTTGCCCAACAGAAATTCAAAACAGCTGATCAACACCACGGCAACCAATGGGAACGCAGCCTCACCCCAGTCCACGTCCACTGAGTCCAAACAGGAG AGGGAGAAGGTGGTCGACGAACAAGTGATCAACAGACGACTGcagcaggagctgctggagagagaAACTAAGCAAAT AATGAAGGATCATCAGATCAACCCCGTGTCGTTGCGTTTTCTGGACTTGAAGTTGGAGGAGCACTACTCCTCAGAGAAGGAGAAGCGGAGCGGAGCGGCCTTCTGCTGCTGTATGATAGTGCTCTTCTTCATTACAGCAATGGAGGTGTTCATAGACCCACT GTTGGGCGTGAACTATGTGACTCTCGGCATAGGAGAGCTATTGTTGCTTATCCTCACAGTGTGCTCCCTGGCTGCCATCTTCCCCAGG ATGTTCTCCAAGAGGTTGGTGTCTTTCTCAATGTGGATCGATCGCACGCGGTGGGCCAGAAACACATGGGCCATGGCGGCCATATTTGTTCTCACCATGGCTGTGATCGCTGACATG CTGAGCTGCGTCCCGCCGACCCTTCGAGTCTTCAACAGCACCGCTGGGCCCGTGTTGGAGTCACTCGGCGACCCTGCAGGCTGCGCAGAGAATCCAAAGCACTACAGCTTCATGGCTGTGATGTCGCTCATCGCCACGGCCATGCTGGTGCAGGCCAGCCACCTGATTAAACTGGGCCTCATGGTGCTGGTCGTCACAGCAACCGGAGCTGTCAACATCTACAGCTGGAGGGACATTTATGACCTGTATGACTACATACGTTTTGCCTCATACAG AACGTCCATAGTGCCGTCCAAGTACCTCATGACCATGATGATCATTGTCATGATGATTTGCTTCTACTTCTTTGCCCGCCAT TTGGAGCGTCAGTCCAGGAAGCTCTTCCTGTGGAAGATCGGTGTGCACAACCAGAAGGAGAGGGTGTTCGAGATGAGGCGCTGGAACGAAGCGCTGGTCACCAACATGCTGCCGGAGCACGTGGCCAAACACTTCCTGGGCTCTAAGAAGAGAGATGAG GAGCTGTACAGCCAGTCGTACAGTGAAACAGGTGTGATGTTCGCCTCCATCCCCAACTTCTCTGACTTCTACACCGAAGAGGGCATCAACAACGGAGGCATCGAGTGTCTCCGGATTCTCAACGAGATCATCTCAGACTTTGACAGC TTACTAGACCGGGAGGAGTTTCGCTTCATCACCAAGATCAAGACAATAGGAAGCACCTACATGGCCGCCTCAGGACTCACTCCTGAGAGCAACACGAACGAATACACTAACCGGAAG CCAGAGGACCAGTCACTGATTGAGCGCTGGCAGCACCTCGCTGACCTGGCAGACTTCGCCTTGGCTATGAAAGTCACCCTCAGCAACCTCAACAAACAGTCTTTCAACAACTTCATGCTCCGAATCG GTCTGAATAAGGGAGGAGTTTTGGCTGGAGTGATTGGAGCTCGTAAACCTCACTATGACATCTGGGGCAACACGGTGAATGTAGCCAGCAGAATGGAGTCCACCGGAGTGATGGGAAACATCCAG TTGGTGGAGGACTGCCATGACATCCTGAAGGAGTACGGCTTCCGCTTTATCAGGAGGGGGCCCATATTTGTCAAAGGGAAAGGGGAGCTGCTAACCTTCTtcatgaaaggaaaagacaaaccCAGTAACAAAAGTGGTCCAGTGACCACAACCCTTCCACACCAAGTTGGAGATCTGTCTTGA
- the LOC141017680 gene encoding WD repeat-containing protein 26 isoform X2, producing the protein MQANGAGQGQESSELSCLNSAQNGESSSAGGTHSNGLLSSTDNGNSVGTSNGSSTGPGSGTSATASSSEVGSLKKKKRLSQAEEDVIRLIGQHLHGLGLNQTVDLLMQESGCRLEHPSATKFRNHVMEGEWDKAENDLNELRALMHSPNAIVRMKFLLLQQKYLEYLEDGKVLEALQVLRGELTPLKYNTDRIHVLSGYLMCSHAEDLRAKAEWEGKGTASRCRLLDKLQTYLPPSVMLPPRRLQTLLRQAVELQRDRCLYHNTKLDSSLDSVSLLLDHVCSRKQFPCYTQQILTEHCNEVWFCKFSNDGTKLATGSKDTTVIIWQVDPESHQLKLLRTLEGHAYGVSYLAWSPDDTYLIACGPDDCSELWLWNVQTGELRTKMSQSHEDSLTSVAWNPDGKRFVTGGQRGQFYQCDLDGNLLDSWEGVRVQCLWCLGDGRAVLASDTHQRIRGYNFEDLTDRNMFDWSSRNDIISLLPLHLRQWYNGI; encoded by the exons atgcaggCAAACGGAGCGGGACAGGGACAAGAATCCTCAGAGCTCTCCTGCCTGAACAGCGCACAAAACGGGGAGTCATCCTCGGCCGGCGGAACCCATTCTAATGGGCTCCTCTCCAGCACTGACAACGGGAATAGCGTCGGTACCAGTAACGGCTCTTCAACCGGTCCCGGTTCGGGGACTTCGGCTACGGCTTCGAGCTCGGAGGTCGGCtcgttgaaaaagaaaaaacgacTATCGCAGGCGGAGGAAGATGTCATACGATTAATAGGGCAACATCTCCACGGACTAGGGCTGAA tcAGACAGTGGACCTGCTGATGCAGGAATCAGGCTGCAGACTGGAACATCCCTCAGCTACCAAGTTCCGCAACCATGTCATGGAAGGAGAGTGGGACAAG GCTGAGAATGATCTCAATGAGCTGAGAGCACTGATGCATTCTCCCAATGCTATTGTG CGTATGAAGTtcctgctcctgcagcagaAGTACCTCGAGTATCTGGAGGACGGTAAAGTCCTGGAGGCTCTACAGGTGCTCCGGGGAGAGCTGACGCCACTGAAATACAACACAGATCGCATTCACGTTCTCAGCGG GTACTTAATGTGTAGCCACGCTGAGGATCTGAGAGCAAAGGCAGAGTGGGAGGGCAAAGGCACCGCCTCGCGCTGCCGACTGCTGGACAAATTACAGA CGTACCTGCCACCCTCTGTGATGCTGCCCCCGCGGCGGCTGCAGACACTGTTGCGGCAAGcagtggagctgcagagagacCGCTGCCTCTATCACAATACCAAGCTGGACAGCAGCCTGGACTcggtctctctcctcctcgATCATGTCTGCAGCAG GAAACAGTTCCCCTGTTACACCCAGCAGATTCTGACAGAGCACTGTAACGAAGTGTGGTTCTGCAAATTCTCGAACGACGGCACCAAACTAGCCACCGGCTCCAAAGACACTACTGTCATAATTTGGCAAGTGGACCCG GAGAGCCACCAGTTGAAGCTGCTGCGAACCCTGGAGGGTCATGCATATGGCGTCTCCTACTTAGCCTGGAGTCCCGATGACACCTACCTGATCGCCTGTGGACCTGACGACTGCTCTGAACTGTGGCTCTGGAATGTTCAG ACGGGGGAGCTGCGGACCAAAATGTCCCAGTCCCATGAGGACAGTCTGACCAGTGTGGCCTGGAACCCCGACGGCAAACGCTTTGTTACAGGAGGACAAAGGGGACAGTTTTATCAATGT gaCCTGGACGGCAACCTATTGGACTCCTGGGAGGGCGTGAGGGTGCAGTGCCTGTGGTGCCTGGGTGATGGCAGAGCAGTGCTGGCCTCGGACACCCACCAACGTATCCGGGGGTACAACTTCGAGGACCTTACGGACAGAAACAT GTTTGACTGGAGCTCTCGTAATGACATCATCTCATtgctccctcttcatctccgtCAATGGTATAATGGCATCTGA